The Candidatus Methylomirabilota bacterium genome contains the following window.
GGTGGGGAGCCTGATGACCGCCGCCGCCCGCCAGCGCGGCGTCCAGCTCCTGCCGGTCGACTCCGAGCACAGCGCGATCTTCCAGTGCCTCGTCGGCCACAACCGCGGCGACGTCCACCGGATCCTCCTCACCGCGTCCGGCGGCCCGTTCCGCGAGACGCCGAAGGCCCGGCTGGCGACGGTGACGGTCGAGGACGCGCTCCAGCACCCGACGTGGAAGATGGGCGCCAAGATCACGATCGACTCGGCGACGCTCATGAACAAGGGCCTGGAGATCATCGAGGCGCGCTGGCTCTTCGACCTGGCGCCCGACCGCGTGCACGTCGTGGTCCACCCCCAGTCCATCGTCCACTCGATGGTCGAGTACATCGACGGCTCGGTCATCGCCCAGCTCGGCGTCGCCGACATGGGCGTGCCCATCCTCTACGCGCTGACGTATCCGGAGCGCCGCCCGACGCCGGCCGCGCGGCTCGACCTGACGCGCATCGGCCAGCTGACGTTCTTCGAGCCGGACGCGGACAAGTTCCCCTGCCTGCGCCTCGCAAGGACGGCGCTCGAGCAGGGCGGCGCCGCGCCGGTCGTGCTCAACGCGGCGAACGAGGTCGCCGTGGCGGCCTTCCTCGACCGGCGGATCGGGTTCAACGACATCGCGGACCTCATCGCGCGGGCGCTCGACGAGTCGCGAGCGGGCGCCGTCGGGTCCATCGAGGAGTGCGTGGCGGTGGACGTCGAGGCGCGCGCCCGCGTCCGGGAGGCCGTGGACCGTCGCGACGGGGGGCGGCGCGGATGACCACCCTCGTCTCGTTCGTCGTCGTCGTCGGCGTGCTGATCCTCATCCACGAGCTCGGCCACTTCCTCGTCGCGCGCCTCACCGGCGTCGGCGTGGAGCGCTTCTCGATCGGGTTCGGCCCGGTGCTGCTCCGCTGGCGCGGCAAGGAGACCGAGTACTGCCTGTCGGCGATCCCGATGGGCGGCTACGTGAAGATGCTGGGCGAGGAGAGCCCGCTCGAGGGCGGTCCCACGGTCACCTACGACCCGGCCAAGGCGTTCGCGCTCAAGCCGCTCTGGGTGCGCTTCCTCATCGTCTTTGCCGGGCCGGGGATGAACTTCGTGCTGGCCGCGCTGATCTTCGCCGTCATCCTCGCGACGGTTGGGCGGCCCGTGTGGCCGGCGGTCGTCGGGCGCGTCGCCGAGAGCGGCCCGGCCGCCGCCGCGGGCCTCCGGACCGGCGATCTCGTCACGCGCGTGGACGGGCGCGCAATCTCGAACTGGGAAGACCTCGACCAGGCCATCGCGGACTCGCGGGGCCGCCCGCTCACGCTGAGCGTCGACCGCGGGGGCGAGGCGCGGACGCTCTCCGTGACGCCGCGCAAGACGACGGTGCGCGATCCGATCTTCCGGGACCCGAAGGAGGCCTGGGAGCTCGGTGCGGGGCCGCGGCTCACGCCGCAGATCGGCGCGGTCAATCCCGGCTCGCCGGCCGAGAAGGCGGGCCTGCGGACAGGCGACCTCGTGATCGCCGTCGCGGGCCAGCCGGTCTTCACGCCGGACGAGCTCATGCAGGCGATCCAGAAGCGGGCCGGCCAGACCTTCGACGTGACGCTCGAGCGCGACGGACGGACGCAGACGGTGAGCGTGACGGCGATCTCCGTGCGGGAGAAGGGGCCGGGCGGCCAGGAGACGGACATCGGCCGCATCGGCGTCGGCATCGTCACCAAGGTCGTGCGGTACGAGCCCTACGGTCCCCTCGTCGCCGTCGGCTACGGCTGGGTCAGGACGTGGGACATGACGGTCCTGACGCTGAAGGCGTTCTGGAAGCTCGTCTCGCGGCAGATCGAGTCGTCGAACATCGGCGGTCCGATCCAGATCGCCACCGAGGCCGGCCGCCAGGCGAAGGAGGGGATCGGCCCGCTCATCCTCTTCACCGCCTACATCAGCGTGAACCTGGCCGTGCTCAACCTCCTGCCGGTGCCCATGCTCGACGGCGGTCACCTGTTTTTCTTCCTCATCGAGGCGGTGCTCGGGCGGCCGCTGTCCCTCAAGAAGCGCGAAGCCGCCCAGCAGCTCGGCTTCGTTTTGCTGATGCTCCTGATGGTCTACGCGCTTTACAATGACCTGGTCCGGATCGACGCGTTCAAGATCTTCCGATAGGACGAGGCGATGATGACACGGCGGGAAACGCGGCAGATCGAGCTCGGCGGCGTCAAGGTGGGCGGCGGCGCGCCGATCACCGTGCAGTCCATGACCAAGACCGACACGCGCGACGTCCAGGCGACGCTGCTCGAGATCTGGTCGCTCGAGGCCGCGGGCTGCGACATCGTTCGCTGCGCGGTGCCCGTGCGTGAGGCGGCCGAGAAGCTCGGCGAGATCAAGCGGCAGATCCGCATCCCCCTCGTGGCCGACATCCACTTCAACTACAAGCTCGCGCTGATCGCCCTCGAGCAGGGCGTCGACGGCCTGCGCCTGAACCCCGGTAACATCGGCGGCACGCGATTCGTGCAAGAGGTCGTGAACGTCGCGAAGGACAAGCGGATCCCGATCCGCATCGGCGTCAACGCGGGATCGCTCGAGAAGGACCTGCTCGCGAAGCACAACGGGCCGACCTCGGAGGGGATGGTGGAGTCCGCGCTCCGTCACATCCGCATCCTCGAGGACTGCGGCTACCCCGAGATGAAGGTCTCGCTGAAGGCCTCCGACCCGCGCATGATGATCGAGGCGTACCGGAGGCTCGCCGCGCAGGTCGACTACCCGCTCCACCTCGGCGTCACCGAGGCCGGCACGCCGGGCGTCGGGACGATCAAGTCGGCGGTCGGCCTCGGGGCGCTCCTCTCCGAGGGCATCGGCGACACGATCCGCGTGTCGCTCTCGGCGGACCCGACCGAGGAGGTGCGCGTCGGCATCGACATCCTGAAATCGCTCGGGCTGCGAAAGGGCGGCCTCACGTTCGTGTCCTGCCCCTCGTGCGGCCGCGCCGACGTGGATCTCGTCAAGCTCGCGAAGGAGGTCGAGGACGAGTTCCGCGGCCTGAACGAGGAGATCCACATCGCGGTGATGGGGTGTGAAGTCAACGGTCCGGGCGAGGCGCGCGCGGCGGACATCGGCGTCGCCGGCGGACGCGGGATCGGGCTCATCTTCAAGGGCGGCGAGGTCATCCGCAAGGTGCCCGAGAAGGACATCGTGAAGGCGATGCGCGAGGAGGTCGACACGTTCATCGCCGAGCGCCGGGCCGCGAAGGCCGCGGCGGTCCCGGACTGATGGGCCAGTACCGGACGCACGTCTTCGTGTGCACCGGGGGCGATACCTGTCCGACGCAAGGGAACGTGGAGGAGTTCGTGAAGTACCTCCGCGGCGAGGCGGTCAAGGCCGGCCTCAAGGAGGACATCCGGATCAACAAGGCCGGCTGCTTCTCCCAGTGCGGCCACGGCCCGATGATGGTGTTCTACCCGGAGGACGTCTGGTACTGCGGCGTCCAGGCGGCCGACCTCAAGGAGATCGTCGAGTCGCACATCGTGGGCGGCAAGCCGGTCGAGCGCCTCCGCTACCAGCCGGGCGTCAAGGGAGCCAACAAGAAGAAGGACGCGAAGTAACCGTGC
Protein-coding sequences here:
- a CDS encoding (2Fe-2S) ferredoxin domain-containing protein yields the protein MGQYRTHVFVCTGGDTCPTQGNVEEFVKYLRGEAVKAGLKEDIRINKAGCFSQCGHGPMMVFYPEDVWYCGVQAADLKEIVESHIVGGKPVERLRYQPGVKGANKKKDAK
- the ispG gene encoding flavodoxin-dependent (E)-4-hydroxy-3-methylbut-2-enyl-diphosphate synthase, which encodes MTRRETRQIELGGVKVGGGAPITVQSMTKTDTRDVQATLLEIWSLEAAGCDIVRCAVPVREAAEKLGEIKRQIRIPLVADIHFNYKLALIALEQGVDGLRLNPGNIGGTRFVQEVVNVAKDKRIPIRIGVNAGSLEKDLLAKHNGPTSEGMVESALRHIRILEDCGYPEMKVSLKASDPRMMIEAYRRLAAQVDYPLHLGVTEAGTPGVGTIKSAVGLGALLSEGIGDTIRVSLSADPTEEVRVGIDILKSLGLRKGGLTFVSCPSCGRADVDLVKLAKEVEDEFRGLNEEIHIAVMGCEVNGPGEARAADIGVAGGRGIGLIFKGGEVIRKVPEKDIVKAMREEVDTFIAERRAAKAAAVPD
- the dxr gene encoding 1-deoxy-D-xylulose-5-phosphate reductoisomerase, translating into VGSLMTAAARQRGVQLLPVDSEHSAIFQCLVGHNRGDVHRILLTASGGPFRETPKARLATVTVEDALQHPTWKMGAKITIDSATLMNKGLEIIEARWLFDLAPDRVHVVVHPQSIVHSMVEYIDGSVIAQLGVADMGVPILYALTYPERRPTPAARLDLTRIGQLTFFEPDADKFPCLRLARTALEQGGAAPVVLNAANEVAVAAFLDRRIGFNDIADLIARALDESRAGAVGSIEECVAVDVEARARVREAVDRRDGGRRG
- the rseP gene encoding RIP metalloprotease RseP, yielding MTTLVSFVVVVGVLILIHELGHFLVARLTGVGVERFSIGFGPVLLRWRGKETEYCLSAIPMGGYVKMLGEESPLEGGPTVTYDPAKAFALKPLWVRFLIVFAGPGMNFVLAALIFAVILATVGRPVWPAVVGRVAESGPAAAAGLRTGDLVTRVDGRAISNWEDLDQAIADSRGRPLTLSVDRGGEARTLSVTPRKTTVRDPIFRDPKEAWELGAGPRLTPQIGAVNPGSPAEKAGLRTGDLVIAVAGQPVFTPDELMQAIQKRAGQTFDVTLERDGRTQTVSVTAISVREKGPGGQETDIGRIGVGIVTKVVRYEPYGPLVAVGYGWVRTWDMTVLTLKAFWKLVSRQIESSNIGGPIQIATEAGRQAKEGIGPLILFTAYISVNLAVLNLLPVPMLDGGHLFFFLIEAVLGRPLSLKKREAAQQLGFVLLMLLMVYALYNDLVRIDAFKIFR